A genomic window from Quercus lobata isolate SW786 chromosome 10, ValleyOak3.0 Primary Assembly, whole genome shotgun sequence includes:
- the LOC115963123 gene encoding F-box protein At3g07870-like isoform X2, protein MGRKSKSHSEPTTSTAKKKVKAVKEDEKVGGTDIISELPPYIVTDILSRLPFNTVLSCRCVCKTWLHLLMDPSFAQLYHTRAHPCIILQPTYKHRNQHLYAVHFDNRNHVHKSSTRIKFATKTHLSMGCNVKLSLLDSCNGLILLGEMYHDFVKLGQLYVCNPITAEFIIVKPGIKLPSSSVCPCLGFCPKTQVYKVVLLSKQQYGVEVRNSMQTLVYTLGVKGNGLWKSVNVGNDVLGLPRNTTFLNGIIHWVVRSTSAPQFIYSFDVEDECFQPVPPPPEFVSLSPEQTAWSKPRICLGMLEGCLTIGNVAKDASYCFHIWVMKDYGVQASWTKTYTMHFTMHKEVLLLPISQILGLCHNGDILFTNYDRNLVSFNPANSSCKIHKIERLCYIKVLSYSPNFSLLRDIARGEPLFNATLR, encoded by the exons ATGGGAAGAAAAAGCAAATCCCATTCTGAGCCAACAACCAGCACGGCCAAGAAGAAAGTCAAAGCAgtaaaagaagatgaaaaagtcGGCGGCACTGACATCATCTCAGAGCTTCCCCCGTATATTGTGACAGACATTCTGTCACGACTGCCCTTTAATACCGTATTAAGCTGCAGGTGCGTTTGCAAGACATGGCTACATCTTCTCATGGACCCCAGTTTTGCTCAATTGTATCACACAAGAGCACACCCCTGCATCATCCTCCAACCCACATATAAACACCGTAACCAACACCTCTATGCTGTTCATTTTGACAATAGAAATCATGTGCATAAGTCTAGCACTAGAATAAAATTTGCCACCAAAACTCATTTAAGTATGGGATGTAATGTGAAACTTAGTTTGCTTGATTCATGTAATGGGTTGATCTTGCTAGGCGAGATGTATCACGACTTTGTGAAATTGGGTCAATTATATGTGTGTAATCCTATAACAGCTGAGTTCATCATAGTTAAGCCTGGAATCAAACTACCATCCTCTTCTGTGTGTCCTTGCCTTGGCTTTTGTCCCAAAACTCAAGTATACAAGGTAGTTCTCCTGTCCAAACAACAATATGGAGTTGAAGTTAGAAACAGCATGCAGACTCTTGTGTACACACTTGGAGTGAAGGGTAATGGTCTTTGGAAGAGTGTTAATGTTGGAAATGATGTGCTCGGTTTGCCAAGAAATACTACTTTTCTCAATGGAATTATTCATTGGGTTGTGAGGTCCACTTCTGCACCTCAATTTATATATTCCTTTGATGTAGAGGATGAATGTTTTCAACCGGTTCCACCACCTCCTGAGTTTGTGTCACTGTCACCTGAGCAAACTGCGTGGTCAAAGCCAAGGATCTGTCTTGGGATGCTTGAAGGTTGTCTTACCATTGGTAATGTTGCGAAAGATGCTTCTTATTGCTTTCACATATGGGTAATGAAGGACTATGGTGTCCAAGCATCTTGGACTAAGACATACACCATGCACTTCACGATGCACAAAGAAGTGCTTTTATTGCCCATTTCACAAATCCTAGGGTTATGCCACAATGGTGACATCTTATTCACAAATTACGATAGGAATTTGGTTTCTTTCAATCCAGCAAACTCAAGTTGCAAGATTCATAAGATTGAAAGACTATGTTACATTAAAGTGCTTTCTTATAGTCCCAACTTTTCCTTACTTAGGGATATAGCAAGAGGAGAACCGCTGTTCAATGCCACACTGAG GTAG